One segment of Mycolicibacterium sp. YH-1 DNA contains the following:
- a CDS encoding enoyl-CoA hydratase/isomerase family protein, which produces MELGSTGLRVERRRRTAWCTVDNPDRPKTMSDEMYTELGKLIDAVEADAGLDALVVTGAGDVFIAGGDPATHTEDSDQAEDVELPFAKLHRTGLPVVAAINGHCQASGVWFAVLADVAIASDRARFRLPELRLGVAAPWSSAILPAVVGLAWAKDLALTSRSISAAEALEIGLISRVVAHDELADAAERVVAELLEAAPAARAAWKAAVHKHISTIDDRSVGDSIRTPEANEGFAAYAERRPPNWSSRHPRRAGTQKDD; this is translated from the coding sequence ATGGAGCTGGGTAGCACCGGTCTGCGAGTCGAGCGCCGGCGTCGCACGGCGTGGTGCACGGTGGACAATCCGGACCGGCCCAAGACGATGTCGGATGAGATGTACACCGAACTCGGCAAACTCATCGACGCCGTCGAAGCGGATGCCGGACTCGATGCCCTTGTGGTGACCGGAGCCGGTGACGTTTTCATCGCCGGTGGTGATCCGGCCACTCATACCGAGGACTCGGATCAGGCCGAGGATGTCGAGCTGCCCTTCGCGAAACTGCACCGAACGGGACTGCCCGTGGTCGCCGCGATCAACGGACACTGCCAGGCCAGCGGCGTGTGGTTCGCCGTGCTTGCCGACGTCGCGATCGCCAGCGACCGAGCCAGGTTTCGCCTGCCGGAACTGCGACTGGGTGTCGCCGCCCCGTGGAGCTCGGCGATACTACCCGCGGTCGTGGGCCTGGCATGGGCGAAAGATCTCGCCTTGACCTCCCGGTCCATCTCGGCTGCCGAGGCGCTCGAGATCGGCCTGATCAGCAGAGTGGTAGCGCATGATGAGCTGGCGGACGCAGCTGAACGCGTCGTCGCTGAGCTTCTCGAGGCCGCTCCCGCAGCCCGAGCTGCCTGGAAAGCGGCCGTACACAAACATATTTCGACGATCGATGATCGCAGCGTGGGGGATTCGATCAGGACTCCGGAAGCCAACGAAGGCTTCGCTGCATACGCCGAACGCCGGCCACCGAACTGGTCGTCGCGGCATCCGAGAAGGGCTGGCACACAAAAAGATGACTGA
- a CDS encoding helix-turn-helix transcriptional regulator, which translates to MDDYTLTLPGHAPALCTDPGSFESSAVSGRKRTAEDQARRNALAAFLRVRRESLQPEDIGIPRRGRRRVKGLRRHEVADTAAVSVTWYTWLEQGRDIHTTPQVIEALARALQLDDSGHSYLRRLAGVTPRNTYTDQRRIGASMVALVDNLLPNAAHLMLPASDLVTWNRSYAQLFVDPATLSPENRNGLWIQVMCPELRDCLVDWELETRRAVGRFRAEAAKYPGDPHFARVVDTLAAESSFFQDIWDRHEVQGVADHVETIDHPLVGQVRARLMQLRPLEHPNMLLMVHMLADDESRDRMASLLAG; encoded by the coding sequence ATGGACGACTACACCCTGACCCTGCCCGGACACGCACCGGCCTTGTGTACCGATCCCGGATCATTCGAATCCTCCGCAGTAAGTGGCCGCAAGCGGACCGCCGAAGATCAGGCCCGCCGCAACGCGCTTGCAGCGTTCCTGCGTGTACGTCGAGAGTCGTTGCAGCCCGAGGACATCGGGATCCCGCGTCGGGGCCGCCGGCGAGTCAAGGGTTTGCGTCGTCACGAGGTGGCCGACACCGCCGCGGTAAGCGTCACCTGGTACACCTGGCTGGAGCAGGGGCGCGACATCCACACCACGCCGCAGGTGATCGAAGCCCTCGCCCGCGCTTTGCAACTCGACGACAGTGGGCACAGTTATCTACGGCGTCTGGCCGGAGTGACGCCACGCAACACCTACACCGATCAGCGGCGCATCGGTGCAAGCATGGTGGCGCTCGTCGACAATCTGTTGCCAAATGCCGCGCACCTCATGCTGCCCGCCTCCGACCTGGTGACGTGGAACCGCTCCTATGCGCAGCTGTTTGTCGACCCCGCCACATTGTCTCCGGAGAACCGCAATGGGTTGTGGATCCAGGTGATGTGCCCGGAGCTGCGGGACTGCCTCGTCGACTGGGAACTGGAGACCCGGCGTGCCGTCGGCCGCTTCCGCGCCGAGGCCGCGAAATACCCCGGCGATCCCCACTTCGCCAGAGTCGTCGACACGCTCGCCGCCGAAAGCAGTTTCTTTCAAGACATCTGGGATCGTCACGAAGTCCAAGGCGTAGCCGATCATGTGGAGACCATCGACCATCCCCTGGTCGGCCAGGTCCGTGCCCGACTCATGCAGTTGCGACCGCTAGAGCATCCCAACATGCTGTTGATGGTCCACATGCTCGCCGACGACGAGTCGCGGGATCGCATGGCGAGCCTGCTGGCCGGCTGA
- a CDS encoding acetyl-CoA acetyltransferase — MLGVADVKFIRDVFGGGSSCIAPLAAAVTAVATGQARCVVVWRALNARSGPRMSGAAAMKGLSSDAQYFLPYRHISAPAQFAMFTRAYMHKYGIGEEDLGRVAIIQRDNAIHNPRAMMRQPMTMDDYLASRWIYEPLRLFDCCIESDAAVALVVTSAVDGRNTRRTPVRVCATASGGGSQLASNHRSDLTVTGAAQMAPRLYEAAGVGPADIDVAEFYDAFTSLVPLQLEAYGFCEPGGAAAMIAAGETRIGGRLPVNTHGGHLSEAYVHGLNHVVEAVRQLRHECGERQVEGAEVALSTAQPGINSGITGAVILKREDQTS; from the coding sequence GTGCTGGGCGTTGCCGACGTGAAGTTCATCCGAGATGTGTTCGGCGGGGGAAGTTCCTGCATCGCTCCGCTGGCGGCGGCGGTCACGGCGGTGGCAACCGGGCAGGCGCGCTGTGTTGTCGTGTGGCGAGCCTTGAACGCACGTTCGGGTCCGCGCATGTCAGGGGCAGCAGCCATGAAGGGGCTTTCCTCGGACGCGCAATACTTCCTTCCTTACCGGCATATCTCCGCGCCTGCCCAGTTCGCGATGTTCACCCGCGCCTATATGCACAAGTACGGAATCGGCGAGGAAGACCTCGGCAGGGTGGCGATCATTCAGCGGGACAATGCGATCCACAATCCCAGAGCGATGATGCGACAGCCGATGACGATGGACGACTATCTGGCTTCCCGGTGGATCTACGAGCCACTGCGATTGTTCGACTGCTGTATCGAATCCGATGCCGCCGTCGCTTTGGTCGTCACTTCTGCCGTGGACGGTCGCAACACCCGCCGCACGCCGGTGCGGGTCTGTGCCACCGCTTCGGGCGGCGGTAGTCAGTTGGCCTCCAATCATCGTTCAGACCTGACCGTCACGGGCGCGGCGCAGATGGCTCCGCGACTCTACGAGGCAGCCGGAGTCGGCCCCGCCGATATCGATGTGGCCGAGTTCTACGATGCTTTTACTTCGCTGGTACCGCTACAGCTGGAGGCATACGGATTCTGTGAGCCGGGCGGGGCGGCGGCGATGATCGCGGCCGGTGAAACGCGTATCGGAGGCCGACTGCCGGTCAACACTCATGGCGGTCATTTGTCGGAGGCGTACGTGCACGGCCTCAACCACGTGGTCGAGGCGGTGCGACAGCTCCGGCACGAGTGTGGCGAACGCCAAGTCGAGGGCGCCGAAGTGGCATTGTCGACCGCCCAACCGGGGATCAACAGCGGTATCACCGGCGCTGTCATTCTCAAGCGTGAGGATCAGACATCATGA
- a CDS encoding CaiB/BaiF CoA-transferase family protein produces the protein MTTQNVRPEARGPLLGLKVLDVGQLVAGPMIGTYLADWGADVIKIEQPRIGDPIRKLGSHSGAPLWWKINGRGKRSIALDLHEESDRAVLIKLVKSADIFIENFTPGTMERWGLDYPVLRSVNPALIMLRVSGFGQSGPNKSNRAFGRIAQSFSGFSSVNGFADRPPIHPGIPVGDYFGALTGAAAVLAACFERQKSGEGQEIDLALYEACFRLMELMTATFDQEGRVIGREGTSNTYVAPVGTWKTADGKWFSLTASTQPVAERLLQTVGGADLAADERFATNALRVANRIELDEILAGWVNSHSTAELTKICDDGDVAYCVEYDAADIFSDPHYRARGSIETVEDPLFGPMRMPAVVPRFGRTPGSIRWTGEELDASRDDVLNDPSWTGEAH, from the coding sequence ATGACGACGCAGAACGTCCGACCCGAAGCACGTGGTCCATTGTTGGGACTCAAGGTGCTTGATGTGGGCCAGCTGGTGGCCGGCCCGATGATCGGTACGTATCTCGCCGACTGGGGTGCCGACGTCATCAAAATCGAACAACCGCGCATAGGTGACCCGATCCGCAAGCTCGGGTCACACTCCGGCGCGCCGCTATGGTGGAAGATCAACGGCCGGGGTAAGCGTTCGATCGCACTGGATCTGCACGAAGAGTCCGATCGTGCCGTTCTCATAAAGCTGGTGAAATCGGCCGATATCTTCATCGAGAACTTCACACCCGGAACAATGGAGCGGTGGGGTTTGGACTACCCGGTGCTGCGATCTGTCAACCCGGCGCTGATCATGCTGCGTGTCAGCGGCTTCGGACAATCTGGACCCAACAAGTCGAATCGGGCTTTCGGTCGCATCGCGCAGTCGTTCAGCGGATTCTCCTCCGTTAACGGATTTGCGGACCGTCCGCCCATCCACCCCGGCATTCCGGTAGGTGACTACTTCGGCGCACTCACCGGCGCTGCGGCTGTACTCGCGGCATGTTTCGAGCGCCAGAAATCCGGCGAAGGACAGGAAATCGACCTGGCGCTCTACGAAGCGTGCTTCCGGCTGATGGAACTGATGACCGCAACGTTCGACCAAGAGGGCCGGGTGATAGGTCGTGAGGGCACCTCGAACACCTATGTGGCGCCGGTCGGTACGTGGAAAACAGCTGATGGAAAATGGTTTTCGTTGACAGCCAGCACCCAGCCGGTTGCCGAGCGACTTCTCCAGACCGTGGGCGGCGCCGACCTTGCAGCCGACGAGCGGTTCGCAACGAACGCGTTGCGCGTAGCCAACCGGATCGAACTCGACGAGATCCTCGCCGGCTGGGTGAACTCGCACAGCACGGCCGAGTTGACCAAGATCTGCGATGACGGAGACGTGGCCTATTGCGTCGAATACGACGCGGCCGACATCTTCAGCGATCCTCACTACCGGGCCAGGGGCAGCATCGAAACCGTCGAGGATCCGTTGTTCGGCCCGATGCGGATGCCGGCAGTGGTCCCCCGGTTCGGGCGTACGCCCGGATCCATTCGTTGGACCGGTGAGGAACTCGACGCCAGCCGTGACGATGTGCTCAACGATCCGTCCTGGACGGGCGAGGCCCACTGA
- a CDS encoding enoyl-CoA hydratase/isomerase family protein: MHDNDRGSGVLLVEGSGSVRTVTLNRPDWMNAVNQDLHSALADVWAELRDDDEVGAVVLTGAGKAFSAGGDMDFLGRMSTDPDFRYRNMAEARRIVTELLAFPKPVIAAVNGPAVGLGCSLAVMSDVVFMSERAFLADPHVTLGIVAADGGVLAWPLVMSMLRAKEYLLTGDRIDAATAERLGMVNHVVAPDMVLPSAHALARRLAQQPKQALRDTKRALNMHMSAAIGNVIDFAFSAESETFALPTFREQLDNYTTDRNIGKSKAAAASS, encoded by the coding sequence ATGCACGACAACGATCGCGGTTCCGGTGTTCTCCTGGTGGAGGGTAGCGGCAGTGTCCGGACGGTGACCCTGAACCGGCCGGACTGGATGAACGCGGTGAACCAGGATTTGCACTCGGCGCTGGCCGATGTCTGGGCCGAACTTCGTGATGACGACGAGGTGGGGGCGGTCGTCCTGACCGGCGCGGGTAAGGCTTTCTCGGCCGGCGGCGACATGGACTTCCTCGGTCGAATGTCAACGGATCCGGATTTCCGTTATCGGAACATGGCCGAGGCTCGGCGGATCGTCACCGAACTGCTCGCGTTCCCGAAACCGGTGATCGCAGCCGTGAACGGACCGGCAGTCGGTCTCGGCTGCAGTCTCGCCGTCATGTCGGACGTGGTGTTCATGAGTGAGCGGGCCTTCCTGGCGGACCCGCACGTGACGCTCGGCATCGTGGCGGCTGACGGCGGTGTGTTGGCATGGCCGTTGGTGATGAGCATGTTGCGGGCCAAGGAGTATCTGCTGACCGGTGACCGCATCGATGCGGCGACGGCCGAACGTCTCGGCATGGTCAATCACGTCGTTGCGCCCGACATGGTGTTGCCGAGCGCGCATGCGCTGGCCCGCCGTCTGGCGCAACAGCCGAAACAAGCATTACGAGACACCAAGCGCGCTCTCAACATGCACATGAGCGCGGCCATCGGCAACGTGATCGACTTCGCGTTCTCGGCGGAGAGCGAAACCTTCGCGCTGCCGACCTTCCGCGAACAACTGGACAACTACACGACCGACCGAAATATCGGTAAGTCAAAGGCCGCCGCCGCGTCATCGTGA
- a CDS encoding ferredoxin gives MKISVNYDLCESNALCCFAAPDVFEVREDELLYVIDENPSEAKRTEVYEAVNACPKRAITIDD, from the coding sequence ATGAAGATCTCGGTGAACTATGACCTGTGTGAATCAAACGCGCTGTGCTGCTTCGCCGCACCGGATGTCTTCGAGGTGCGCGAAGACGAGCTTCTCTACGTCATCGATGAGAATCCATCGGAGGCAAAGCGCACGGAGGTATACGAAGCCGTCAATGCGTGCCCGAAGCGGGCCATCACCATCGACGACTGA
- a CDS encoding TIGR03619 family F420-dependent LLM class oxidoreductase: protein MTTGRPRRLDVWLSLPFLPAEGLVALTRAAEQAGVTGVALSEHPAVPAEFSSPYPYGGGRPASLPTDTLLPDPIVAIAHLAAQMPRIRFMTAVLLAPLRHPVMLAKETATAAAMSAGRFELGVGVGWLREEYEALGNSWFTSRGAVLDEMLEVIPKLWTGKPVAHQGRHFRFEAVAVNPTPPQPIPILVGGTSRVAARRCAAVADGWVGANHSIEDVTTMLARLDAARKALNTAHRPFVTRTGLRGAVTPSSVRALRELGVDSLLLAPWQIGERRSSIHNLDVDAIAEALPNLVDMITSE, encoded by the coding sequence GTGACGACAGGACGTCCCCGCAGGCTGGATGTGTGGCTTTCGCTACCCTTCCTGCCTGCGGAGGGCCTGGTCGCGCTCACCCGAGCCGCCGAACAGGCCGGGGTGACCGGAGTCGCCCTCTCCGAGCACCCAGCGGTGCCCGCCGAATTCTCGTCACCGTACCCCTACGGCGGCGGACGGCCCGCCAGTCTGCCGACCGACACCCTGTTGCCGGACCCAATCGTCGCGATTGCGCACTTGGCGGCGCAGATGCCGAGGATCCGGTTCATGACCGCGGTACTTCTCGCGCCACTGCGTCATCCGGTGATGCTCGCGAAGGAGACGGCGACTGCGGCGGCAATGTCGGCAGGTCGCTTCGAGCTCGGCGTCGGAGTGGGCTGGCTTCGCGAGGAGTACGAAGCCTTGGGAAACAGCTGGTTCACTTCTCGCGGCGCGGTGCTGGACGAGATGCTGGAAGTGATACCCAAATTGTGGACCGGGAAGCCGGTCGCCCACCAGGGACGTCACTTCCGATTTGAAGCTGTTGCCGTCAATCCCACTCCACCGCAGCCGATACCGATCCTGGTCGGCGGCACATCCCGGGTTGCAGCCAGACGCTGCGCCGCTGTCGCCGACGGTTGGGTAGGCGCGAATCATTCGATCGAAGACGTGACGACCATGCTGGCTCGTCTGGACGCCGCCCGGAAAGCGCTGAACACAGCACACCGACCGTTCGTGACACGAACGGGACTTCGCGGCGCCGTCACGCCGTCGTCGGTGCGGGCGTTGCGTGAACTCGGAGTCGACTCACTCTTGCTCGCGCCGTGGCAGATAGGGGAGCGGCGTTCATCGATCCACAACCTCGACGTCGATGCGATCGCCGAGGCACTGCCGAATTTGGTCGACATGATTACCAGTGAATAG
- a CDS encoding amidohydrolase family protein has translation MTDISLDWLVSVDDHVLEPPHVWQERLPAKFKEAGPHIVSDADGEAWVFEGKRKPTTGLAAAAGKKREDFSPLPITYADMRPGCYEPNARIEDMNRAGVLASLSFPSFPRFCGQEFTEAEDRELGLLCVQAYNDWMIEEWCGAAPDRLIPMVILPLWDPALAAREIERTAAMGAKAIAFSENTYQLGLPSIHDRSGYWEPVIAAANDTEMPICMHLGSSSQLPSTSPDMPMLGVIALSPVASTAAACIDWLFSPWLPKYENLKLCLSEGGIGWIPYVVERCDHVVEVQRGWAGKDGFSADDYLKGWGGDESNIGGLDLSVMPSELFRKHVFGCFIEDPFGVASIEKIGVDNVMIETDYPHTDSTWPNCIEVAHKELAGLSDEVKRKVMQTNASRVFNFALPEPPAIRQ, from the coding sequence ATGACGGACATTTCATTGGACTGGCTGGTCTCCGTCGACGACCATGTCCTGGAACCGCCGCACGTGTGGCAGGAGCGGCTTCCAGCCAAATTCAAGGAGGCCGGCCCACACATCGTCAGTGATGCCGACGGTGAAGCGTGGGTCTTCGAAGGCAAGCGAAAGCCCACAACCGGGTTGGCGGCGGCCGCAGGCAAGAAGCGTGAGGATTTCAGCCCGCTGCCCATCACCTATGCCGACATGCGGCCAGGATGTTACGAGCCGAACGCGCGGATTGAGGACATGAACCGCGCAGGTGTGCTCGCTTCGTTGTCGTTCCCGTCGTTTCCGCGCTTCTGCGGCCAGGAGTTCACCGAAGCAGAGGACCGTGAACTCGGCCTGCTGTGTGTACAGGCATACAACGACTGGATGATCGAGGAGTGGTGTGGTGCAGCTCCGGATCGGCTGATCCCGATGGTGATCCTGCCGCTGTGGGACCCCGCACTGGCCGCTCGGGAGATCGAACGCACGGCCGCCATGGGAGCCAAGGCGATCGCGTTCAGTGAGAACACTTATCAGTTGGGGTTGCCGTCCATTCACGACCGCAGCGGGTACTGGGAGCCGGTGATCGCGGCAGCCAACGACACCGAGATGCCGATCTGCATGCATCTCGGCTCGTCGTCACAGTTGCCCTCGACATCACCGGACATGCCGATGCTGGGTGTCATCGCGCTGTCCCCGGTGGCGAGTACAGCCGCGGCGTGCATCGATTGGTTGTTCAGCCCCTGGTTGCCGAAATACGAGAATCTGAAACTGTGCTTGTCCGAGGGTGGCATCGGCTGGATCCCCTACGTTGTCGAGCGTTGTGACCACGTCGTCGAGGTCCAGCGTGGCTGGGCGGGCAAGGATGGTTTCAGTGCCGATGACTACCTCAAGGGCTGGGGTGGTGACGAGAGCAATATCGGCGGCCTGGATCTGTCGGTGATGCCCTCGGAGTTGTTCCGTAAGCACGTTTTCGGGTGCTTCATCGAGGACCCCTTCGGAGTGGCATCGATCGAGAAGATCGGTGTCGACAACGTCATGATCGAGACCGACTACCCGCACACCGACTCGACGTGGCCCAACTGCATCGAGGTGGCCCATAAGGAGTTGGCCGGGTTGTCCGATGAGGTGAAGCGAAAGGTCATGCAGACCAACGCTTCGCGAGTGTTCAACTTCGCACTTCCTGAACCACCCGCGATTCGGCAGTGA
- a CDS encoding TetR/AcrR family transcriptional regulator, translating into MSTPTPAPSRRGRSEKKRLAILNAAQELFLAAGFGMTSVDAIAARADVSKRTVYDHFGDKENIHTTVVERLAEGVLVTVAAALADELPPGCEPRTGLLAFVRRVAAEALPSTDYIKYRHLMNSATGSAQTPKSTRSKPMELFIERMVQFVEEGTVRTANPSRAAEHFIALTILLAQDTIDDSTVSADDVLDSILVDGVDAFIRAYT; encoded by the coding sequence ATGTCCACCCCGACTCCCGCACCGAGCCGACGCGGGCGCTCAGAGAAGAAGCGTCTCGCGATTCTGAACGCCGCCCAGGAGCTGTTTCTGGCCGCAGGATTCGGCATGACCAGCGTTGATGCGATTGCGGCGCGCGCCGACGTATCCAAGCGGACTGTGTACGACCACTTCGGCGATAAGGAGAACATCCACACCACGGTGGTGGAGCGGCTGGCGGAAGGGGTGCTGGTGACCGTCGCAGCCGCCCTCGCCGACGAGCTGCCGCCGGGTTGTGAACCGCGCACTGGTCTGTTGGCGTTCGTGCGTCGGGTCGCTGCCGAGGCGCTGCCGTCCACCGACTACATCAAGTACCGCCACCTGATGAATTCGGCTACCGGCAGCGCCCAGACTCCGAAGTCAACGCGGAGTAAACCGATGGAACTGTTCATCGAGCGGATGGTGCAGTTTGTCGAAGAGGGCACGGTCCGCACAGCAAACCCGTCCCGGGCCGCGGAACACTTCATTGCGCTGACGATCTTGCTGGCGCAGGACACCATCGATGACTCGACCGTGTCGGCCGATGATGTCCTGGATTCGATTCTCGTCGACGGTGTCGACGCCTTCATCAGGGCCTATACCTGA
- a CDS encoding acyl-CoA dehydrogenase family protein produces the protein MKRTIFDDEHEMFRDAARTFVGRELTKDFEEWERRGIVDKTVFEKAGAAGMLGVAVPEQFGGGGIRDFRFNAIFLEEVCRAGVMNAGLGISNHADVVIPYFVKYGTAEQQQRWLPGLASGELVGAIAMTEPNTGSDLAAISSTAVRDGQSYVLNGSKVFISNGINADLVIVVCRTGSDGPAQRNLSLLVVEADRPGFSRGRNLAKVGQHAADTAELFFDNVVLPVENLLGEQDRGFYQLMNMLPQERLSIAVMALAHARAAFDETLNYCKERHAFGQPIGSFQNSRFQLATMRTEIDVAQAFVDAQLTAHHADELTGEEAAQAKWWCTDLNNRVLQACVQLHGAYGYMEECAVGRAWRDGRAMAIYGGTNEIMKDIIGRRMLGV, from the coding sequence TTGAAGCGAACGATCTTCGACGACGAGCACGAGATGTTCCGCGATGCGGCGAGAACCTTCGTCGGCAGGGAGCTCACCAAGGATTTCGAGGAGTGGGAGCGCCGCGGAATAGTCGACAAAACGGTCTTCGAAAAAGCCGGCGCGGCCGGGATGCTGGGCGTCGCCGTGCCAGAGCAGTTCGGGGGAGGTGGTATCCGGGATTTCCGGTTCAACGCCATCTTTCTCGAGGAGGTCTGTCGTGCCGGTGTGATGAATGCCGGCCTCGGGATCTCCAACCATGCCGATGTGGTGATTCCCTACTTCGTCAAGTACGGCACTGCCGAGCAACAGCAGCGTTGGCTGCCCGGACTGGCCTCCGGTGAACTCGTCGGTGCCATCGCGATGACCGAACCCAACACCGGTTCAGACCTCGCTGCGATCTCCAGCACAGCGGTCCGCGACGGGCAGTCCTACGTGCTCAACGGCAGCAAGGTGTTCATCTCCAACGGTATCAATGCCGACCTTGTCATCGTGGTGTGCCGAACCGGATCCGACGGGCCCGCACAGCGAAATCTGAGCCTGTTGGTCGTCGAAGCAGACCGTCCAGGGTTCAGCCGTGGACGAAACCTGGCGAAAGTCGGTCAACACGCGGCGGATACCGCAGAGCTGTTCTTCGACAATGTCGTCCTGCCGGTGGAGAACCTGCTCGGTGAACAGGATCGCGGGTTCTATCAGTTGATGAACATGCTTCCGCAGGAGAGGTTGTCGATCGCTGTGATGGCATTGGCTCATGCGCGAGCTGCGTTCGATGAGACATTGAACTATTGCAAGGAGCGACACGCATTCGGGCAGCCGATCGGTTCATTTCAGAACTCACGTTTCCAACTCGCGACGATGCGCACCGAGATCGACGTGGCACAGGCTTTCGTAGACGCCCAACTGACCGCACACCACGCCGACGAACTCACCGGTGAGGAAGCGGCCCAGGCGAAATGGTGGTGTACGGATCTCAATAATCGAGTACTGCAGGCCTGCGTCCAGTTGCACGGCGCATACGGCTATATGGAGGAATGTGCAGTGGGCCGAGCCTGGCGTGACGGCCGTGCGATGGCGATCTACGGCGGTACCAACGAGATCATGAAGGACATCATCGGTAGACGAATGCTGGGTGTCTGA
- a CDS encoding Zn-ribbon domain-containing OB-fold protein, producing the protein MTNHPLADEDSQAWWDAMEREELLIQDCADCGRLRWPARAICGRCGSLQWNWVPASGRGTIASWTVGHRTTGADPGTSVVVLVRLEEQDDLLMPGYIDGPTDGHDLRIGQSVDVGFDDVEIDTQGWRVAVLRWRRQ; encoded by the coding sequence ATGACAAATCATCCTCTGGCCGACGAGGACTCCCAAGCATGGTGGGACGCGATGGAACGCGAGGAGCTGCTGATACAGGACTGTGCGGACTGCGGGCGACTGCGCTGGCCGGCGCGAGCCATATGTGGCCGATGTGGTTCGTTGCAGTGGAATTGGGTTCCGGCAAGTGGGCGCGGCACCATCGCTTCGTGGACGGTCGGTCATCGGACAACTGGAGCCGACCCGGGGACATCGGTCGTGGTTCTCGTGCGGCTGGAAGAACAGGACGACCTGTTAATGCCTGGATACATCGACGGGCCGACCGATGGTCACGATCTGCGCATCGGTCAGTCGGTCGATGTGGGATTCGACGACGTCGAGATCGACACCCAGGGGTGGCGGGTGGCAGTCCTACGATGGCGTCGGCAGTGA
- a CDS encoding thiolase family protein has protein sequence MHEAVIVEAVRTPIGRRNGSLADVHPADLSAHVLRALQHRTGIDPAVIDDVIWGCVNQVGDQAAQIGRYAVLAAGWPESVAAVTVNRACGSSQSTFDFAAGLVRSGHYDVVVAGGVESMSRVPLGSGRELGRPFGPLVRDRYRSELEAGDFPGHDFNQGVGAELIAQRWALSRRRLDEFSARSHALAARAIDSGALDRQLAPLPEKPEFLSDEGLRRNTTADTLAALKPSFQDDGVIHAGNASQISDGASATLICTEEKARELGLTPIARYHAGVVAGSDPVQMLTGPIPATEKLLRKTGLTIPDIGVFEVNEAFACVPLAWQDHFDVPDDVLNPLGGAIAVGHPLGASGTILMTRMLHHMRDKGIRYGLQTMCEGGGTANATVVELL, from the coding sequence ATGCACGAGGCCGTTATCGTCGAGGCAGTACGAACACCGATCGGCAGACGAAACGGATCGCTGGCCGATGTTCACCCGGCAGACTTGTCGGCACATGTGCTGCGTGCGCTACAGCACCGCACCGGCATCGACCCGGCCGTGATCGACGATGTGATCTGGGGTTGTGTCAACCAGGTCGGTGACCAGGCAGCTCAGATCGGCCGCTATGCGGTGCTGGCGGCGGGGTGGCCGGAGAGCGTCGCGGCGGTAACGGTCAACCGGGCTTGTGGATCCAGTCAGTCGACTTTCGATTTCGCTGCCGGACTTGTGCGTTCAGGGCATTACGACGTGGTGGTCGCCGGCGGCGTGGAGTCGATGAGCCGGGTTCCGCTCGGTTCCGGCCGGGAGCTCGGCCGGCCGTTCGGACCACTGGTCAGGGATCGCTATCGGTCGGAACTGGAAGCGGGTGACTTCCCCGGTCACGACTTCAACCAGGGTGTGGGCGCCGAGTTGATCGCGCAGCGGTGGGCACTCAGCCGGCGCCGCCTCGACGAGTTCTCCGCGCGATCTCACGCTTTGGCCGCGAGGGCAATCGACTCGGGAGCCCTGGACCGACAGTTGGCGCCTCTGCCCGAGAAGCCAGAATTCCTGTCCGACGAGGGATTGCGCCGGAACACCACCGCAGATACCTTGGCCGCACTGAAACCGTCGTTCCAAGATGACGGAGTCATCCACGCAGGTAATGCTTCCCAGATCTCCGACGGCGCATCGGCGACTCTCATATGTACCGAGGAGAAAGCCCGAGAGCTCGGGCTCACCCCCATTGCGCGCTACCATGCAGGTGTCGTGGCAGGTTCGGATCCCGTGCAGATGCTCACCGGACCGATCCCCGCTACCGAAAAGCTCTTACGCAAGACGGGATTGACGATCCCTGACATTGGTGTCTTCGAAGTGAACGAGGCATTCGCCTGCGTGCCGCTGGCCTGGCAAGACCATTTCGACGTACCCGATGACGTGCTGAACCCCCTCGGTGGTGCGATTGCGGTGGGCCATCCACTCGGGGCTTCCGGCACAATTCTGATGACCAGAATGCTTCACCACATGCGGGACAAAGGCATTCGATACGGACTTCAGACCATGTGTGAGGGCGGCGGCACCGCCAATGCCACCGTGGTCGAACTGTTGTGA